Proteins from a genomic interval of Qipengyuania sp. JC766:
- a CDS encoding DUF4139 domain-containing protein, with protein MRNTAMVLFGAVGAVLSTGALAQEVAPDTAAESAQGDVAVTIYQNGQALVQDVRQLDIARGRSRIVFPDVSAQIRPETLSFAAPGTAIVEQNFDFDLLTPQKMMEKAIGQTITLIRTNPATGAETRERAEVLSTAGGVVVRIGDRIEVLRDDGLPVRVVFDRVPPNLRARPTLSVNVESDRSGTRPASIRYLTPGLGWSADYVALYDEQVGSIDMQGWVTLTNRTGTTFFDADTLLVAGNPNYSGRNNTRSISRVGTESADREQVGEYYLYPIDGRTTIANQQTKQVSFLDVQGVAANKVYSRTVNWLANDSQPVNVSSEIAFSSSRDGGLGDALPAGTVRFYQRDREGNPQFIGENSIGHTPMGSEMSLRTGDAFDVLVQAEVEKRERITADEYERSSRSRIIQDGQVVATIENERAVTYWRTTMRYTFTNAKSTPVEVELLQAGLDQGWWTRDYRVVAEDLTGTQINTDERKWTVPVPANGRREFRVIFETKY; from the coding sequence ATGCGCAACACGGCAATGGTCCTGTTCGGTGCGGTCGGAGCAGTTCTTTCCACCGGGGCTCTGGCACAGGAGGTCGCGCCCGATACCGCGGCCGAAAGTGCGCAAGGCGATGTCGCCGTCACAATCTACCAGAACGGGCAGGCGCTGGTGCAGGACGTGCGGCAGCTGGACATCGCGCGTGGGCGCAGCCGCATCGTGTTTCCCGACGTGTCGGCGCAGATCCGCCCGGAAACGCTCAGCTTTGCAGCCCCCGGCACGGCCATCGTCGAACAGAATTTCGACTTCGACCTGCTGACCCCGCAGAAGATGATGGAAAAGGCGATCGGTCAGACGATCACCCTGATCCGCACCAATCCTGCGACCGGGGCCGAAACGCGCGAGCGCGCCGAGGTGCTGAGCACTGCCGGCGGCGTGGTCGTGCGCATCGGCGACCGGATCGAGGTGCTGCGCGACGACGGCCTGCCGGTCCGAGTGGTCTTCGACCGCGTTCCGCCGAACCTGCGCGCGCGCCCGACTCTCTCGGTAAATGTGGAAAGCGACCGGTCGGGAACGCGGCCGGCCTCCATCCGCTACCTCACGCCGGGCCTCGGCTGGAGCGCGGACTACGTCGCGCTCTACGACGAGCAGGTCGGCAGCATCGACATGCAGGGCTGGGTCACCCTGACCAACCGCACCGGCACCACATTCTTCGATGCGGACACGCTGCTGGTCGCCGGCAACCCGAATTATTCGGGACGCAACAACACGCGCAGCATCAGCCGCGTGGGCACCGAAAGCGCCGATCGCGAGCAGGTGGGCGAATACTATCTCTACCCGATCGACGGGCGCACGACGATCGCCAACCAGCAGACCAAGCAGGTCAGTTTCCTCGACGTGCAGGGCGTAGCCGCGAACAAGGTGTACAGCCGGACGGTGAACTGGCTGGCGAACGACAGCCAGCCGGTCAACGTATCGAGCGAGATCGCCTTCTCGTCCTCGCGCGATGGCGGGCTGGGCGATGCGCTGCCTGCGGGAACGGTGCGCTTCTACCAGCGGGACCGCGAGGGGAACCCGCAATTCATCGGCGAGAATTCGATTGGCCACACGCCCATGGGCAGCGAAATGTCGCTGCGCACGGGTGACGCCTTCGACGTACTCGTCCAGGCCGAGGTCGAGAAGCGCGAACGCATCACCGCGGACGAATACGAACGGTCCTCGCGCTCGCGCATCATCCAGGACGGACAGGTGGTCGCGACGATCGAGAACGAGCGCGCCGTCACCTACTGGCGCACGACGATGCGCTACACCTTCACCAATGCCAAATCGACGCCTGTCGAGGTGGAACTGCTGCAGGCCGGACTGGACCAGGGATGGTGGACGCGCGACTACCGCGTGGTGGCCGAGGACCTGACCGGGACGCAGATCAACACCGACGAGCGCAAATGGACTGTTCCGGTTCCCGCCAACGGGCGCCGGGAATTCCGCGTCATCTTCGAAACCAAGTACTGA
- the recA gene encoding recombinase RecA, with amino-acid sequence MAAQLKLVDKESNVDRQKALDAALAQIDRAFGKGSAMKLGQKEAMNVEAISTGSLGLDIALGVGGLPKGRVIEVYGPESSGKTTLALHAIAEAQKAGGTAAFVDAEHALDPVYAKALGVDIDELIVSQPDTGEQALEITDTLVRSNAIDILVVDSVAALVPRAEIEGEMGDSHVGLQARLMSQSLRKLTGSINRSKCMVIFINQLRMKIGVMYGNPETTTGGNALKFYASVRLDIRRTGQIKDRDEIIGNSTRVKVVKNKVAPPFKQVEFDIMYGEGISKIGEILDLGVKAGIVEKSGSWFSYDSIRIGQGRENAKVWLKENPEMCDKLEAAIRGRTDEVAEEMMTGPDAED; translated from the coding sequence ATGGCGGCACAACTGAAGCTGGTAGACAAGGAATCCAACGTGGACCGTCAAAAGGCGCTCGACGCCGCACTCGCGCAGATTGACCGCGCATTCGGCAAGGGTTCGGCGATGAAGCTGGGCCAGAAGGAAGCGATGAATGTGGAGGCGATCTCCACCGGATCGCTCGGTCTCGATATTGCGCTCGGCGTGGGCGGGCTGCCCAAGGGTCGCGTGATCGAGGTGTACGGGCCGGAAAGCTCGGGGAAAACGACCCTGGCGCTGCACGCCATCGCCGAAGCGCAGAAGGCTGGCGGAACCGCAGCGTTCGTCGATGCCGAGCACGCGCTCGATCCGGTTTACGCCAAGGCGCTGGGCGTCGATATCGACGAGCTTATCGTGTCCCAGCCCGACACCGGTGAGCAGGCGCTGGAAATCACCGACACGCTGGTTCGGTCCAATGCGATCGACATCCTGGTGGTCGACTCGGTCGCCGCACTGGTGCCGCGCGCCGAGATCGAGGGCGAGATGGGCGACAGCCATGTCGGCCTGCAGGCCCGCCTGATGAGCCAGAGCCTGCGCAAGCTGACCGGCTCCATCAACCGCTCGAAGTGCATGGTCATCTTCATCAATCAGCTGCGCATGAAGATCGGCGTGATGTACGGTAACCCGGAGACGACGACCGGCGGCAACGCGCTGAAATTCTACGCTTCAGTACGCCTCGACATTCGCCGCACCGGCCAGATCAAGGATCGTGACGAAATCATCGGCAACTCGACCCGCGTCAAGGTGGTCAAGAACAAGGTGGCGCCCCCGTTCAAGCAGGTCGAATTCGACATCATGTACGGCGAAGGCATCAGCAAGATCGGCGAGATCCTCGACCTCGGCGTGAAGGCCGGGATCGTCGAGAAATCCGGTTCCTGGTTCTCCTACGACAGCATCCGCATCGGCCAGGGCCGCGAGAACGCGAAGGTCTGGCTGAAGGAAAATCCAGAAATGTGCGACAAGCTGGAAGCCGCCATCCGCGGCCGGACCGACGAAGTCGCGGAGGAAATGATGACGGGTCCGGACGCGGAAGACTGA